One window of the Streptomyces sp. NBC_00259 genome contains the following:
- a CDS encoding CCA tRNA nucleotidyltransferase codes for MPNANEDNLTELSQVQRRAVSELLRVSPVADDLARRFQQAGFSLALVGGSVRDALLGRLGNDLDFTTDARPEDVLKIVRPWADSVWEVGIAFGTVGCQKDGRVGDAVQRFEIEITTYRSEAYDRTSRKPEVSYGDSIEEDLVRRDFTVNAMAVALPEKEFIDPHGGLEDLAARVLRTPGTPEDSFSDDPLRMLRAARFAAQLDFEVAPEVIGAMTDMADRIEIVSAERIRDEFNKLILSPHPRKGLALLVDTGLAAHFVPELPALRLESDEHHRHKDVYEHSLTVLEQAIDLEENGPDLVLRLAALLHDIGKPRTRRFETDGRVSFHHHEVVGAKMTKKRLTALKYSNDMVKDIGRLVELHLRFHGYGTGEWTDSAVRRYVRDAGPLLERLHKLTRSDCTTRNKRKASALSRAYDGLEERIAQLKEQEELDSIRPDLDGNQIMEVLGVGPGPVVGKAYGFLLELRLENGPMDHDDAVSALKEWWAAQG; via the coding sequence GTGCCGAACGCCAACGAAGACAACCTCACCGAACTGAGCCAGGTGCAGCGCCGCGCCGTGAGCGAGCTGCTGCGCGTGTCCCCGGTCGCCGACGATCTCGCTCGCCGATTCCAGCAGGCCGGGTTCAGCCTCGCGCTGGTCGGGGGCTCGGTACGGGACGCACTGCTCGGCCGGCTCGGTAATGATCTCGATTTCACCACCGATGCCCGCCCCGAGGACGTTCTGAAGATCGTCCGGCCATGGGCCGACTCCGTGTGGGAGGTCGGGATCGCGTTCGGCACGGTCGGCTGCCAGAAGGACGGCCGCGTCGGAGACGCTGTGCAGCGCTTTGAGATCGAGATCACGACGTACCGGTCCGAGGCCTATGACCGGACCTCGCGCAAGCCCGAGGTGTCCTACGGCGACTCGATCGAGGAAGACCTCGTCCGTCGTGACTTCACCGTGAACGCGATGGCTGTCGCGCTGCCGGAGAAGGAGTTCATCGACCCGCACGGAGGCCTGGAGGACCTTGCGGCACGGGTGCTGCGTACTCCCGGCACGCCGGAGGACTCGTTCTCGGACGACCCGCTGCGCATGCTGCGGGCTGCGCGTTTCGCCGCTCAGCTCGACTTCGAGGTGGCTCCTGAGGTCATCGGCGCGATGACGGACATGGCCGACCGGATCGAGATCGTGTCCGCGGAGCGGATCCGTGACGAGTTCAACAAGCTGATCCTCTCCCCGCATCCGCGGAAGGGACTGGCCCTGCTCGTCGACACCGGTCTTGCCGCACACTTCGTCCCCGAACTGCCGGCGCTCCGCCTGGAGAGCGATGAGCATCACCGGCACAAGGATGTGTACGAGCACTCACTGACCGTGTTGGAGCAGGCCATTGATCTGGAGGAGAACGGGCCGGACCTCGTACTGCGTCTCGCCGCACTCCTCCATGACATCGGCAAGCCGAGGACGCGGCGTTTCGAGACGGATGGCCGTGTCTCGTTCCATCATCACGAGGTGGTGGGCGCCAAGATGACCAAGAAGCGACTGACGGCGCTCAAGTACTCGAATGACATGGTCAAGGACATCGGGCGGCTCGTGGAACTGCATCTGCGCTTCCATGGGTACGGCACCGGCGAGTGGACCGATTCCGCCGTGCGGCGCTATGTGCGGGACGCGGGCCCTCTGCTGGAGCGGCTGCACAAGCTGACTCGCTCGGACTGCACCACCCGCAACAAGCGGAAGGCGAGTGCCTTGTCGCGCGCCTACGACGGCCTTGAGGAACGCATCGCCCAGCTCAAGGAACAGGAAGAGCTGGACTCGATCCGCCCGGACCTGGACGGAAACCAGATCATGGAGGTCCTGGGGGTGGGTCCTGGTCCGGTGGTCGGCAAGGCGTATGGGTTCCTGCTGGAGCTGCGTCTGGAGAACGGACCGATGGATCACGACGACGCGGTCTCTGCCCTCAAGGAGTGGTGGGCGGCTCAGGGCTGA
- the murJ gene encoding murein biosynthesis integral membrane protein MurJ, with protein MNAPYDGDRGQGADDTAPSPGAPYPSHRPQQTEPPAAGQVPAPLPEAAADPYMQDAFDHDPYRSQDLSAQDPVSEALYDRAAHPPPPPGSYQRPQPLYQQPPVQQHAPDPRIWAQTPPPEPDGPSRRLPYGDDAGTVQFTGVDDLMTRAGDDNPEPDAFAHLYRDQQAPGRPVTGSAPEPEPESARVPAPTPAPAPASAPPKKAGGRASGLLKSSAIMAAGTLVSRLTGFVRSLVITGALGAALLGDAYTIALTLPTMIYILTVGGGLNSVFVPQLVRAMKNDEDGGEAYANRLLTLVMVALGAIVVLAVFGAPLLIEAMSPTIANNASANNVAVTFARYCLPTIFFMGVHVVMGQILNARGKFGAMMWTPVLNNIVIIFTFGLFIWVYGTSAESQMTVRTIPPEGVRLLAIGTLLGLVVQALAMIPYLRETGFRFRPRFDWKGQGLGKTVKLAKWTVLFVLANQAGVIVVTQLSTAAGEASGKDGAGFLAYTNAQLIWGMPQAIITVSVMAALLPRISRAAHDDDPGAVRDDISQGLRNSAVAIVPVAFTFLALGVPMCTLLYASAGTEAARSMGFILMAFGLGLIPYSVQYVVLRGFYAYEDTRTPFYNTVIVAAVNAAASAACYVLLPPRWAVVGMAASYGLAYAVGVGVAWRRLRNRLGGDLDGSHVIRTYARLCLASVPAAVAGGAVGYFLLKTLGEDALGSLVALLAGGVVLLGVFFVAARKMRIEELNALVGMVRGRLGR; from the coding sequence ATGAACGCGCCGTACGACGGTGACCGAGGGCAGGGCGCGGACGACACCGCGCCCTCCCCGGGCGCTCCGTACCCCTCGCACCGCCCACAGCAGACGGAGCCACCGGCCGCCGGTCAGGTGCCGGCTCCCCTGCCCGAGGCTGCCGCTGACCCGTACATGCAGGACGCCTTCGACCACGATCCCTACCGGTCGCAGGACCTCTCTGCGCAGGATCCGGTGTCGGAGGCGCTCTACGACCGTGCCGCGCATCCTCCGCCGCCGCCGGGCAGCTACCAGCGGCCACAGCCGCTCTATCAGCAGCCGCCCGTCCAACAGCACGCCCCGGACCCCCGGATCTGGGCCCAGACCCCGCCTCCCGAGCCGGACGGTCCTTCGCGGCGTCTGCCGTACGGGGACGACGCCGGGACGGTGCAGTTCACCGGCGTCGACGACCTGATGACCAGGGCAGGCGACGACAATCCGGAGCCGGACGCGTTCGCCCACCTCTACCGGGACCAGCAGGCCCCGGGTCGGCCCGTGACGGGGTCCGCGCCGGAGCCCGAGCCGGAGTCGGCACGCGTACCCGCACCGACGCCCGCACCCGCGCCTGCGAGTGCGCCGCCCAAGAAGGCGGGCGGCCGGGCTTCGGGACTGCTGAAGTCCAGCGCCATAATGGCCGCCGGAACCCTGGTGTCGCGTCTCACCGGCTTCGTCCGCAGCCTGGTGATCACCGGTGCGCTCGGCGCCGCCCTGCTCGGTGACGCCTACACCATCGCCCTCACCCTGCCGACGATGATCTACATCCTCACGGTGGGCGGCGGTCTGAACTCGGTCTTCGTACCGCAGCTCGTCCGCGCCATGAAGAACGACGAGGACGGCGGCGAGGCCTATGCCAACCGGCTGCTGACCCTCGTCATGGTCGCGCTCGGCGCGATCGTCGTCCTCGCCGTCTTCGGGGCACCACTGCTGATCGAGGCGATGTCACCGACGATCGCCAACAACGCGTCGGCGAACAACGTCGCCGTCACCTTCGCCCGCTACTGCCTTCCCACGATCTTCTTCATGGGCGTGCATGTGGTCATGGGCCAGATCCTCAACGCCCGCGGCAAGTTCGGCGCGATGATGTGGACCCCGGTCCTCAACAACATCGTCATCATCTTCACCTTCGGGCTGTTCATCTGGGTCTACGGCACCTCCGCAGAATCCCAGATGACCGTGCGGACCATCCCGCCGGAGGGCGTGCGGCTGCTGGCCATCGGTACGTTGCTGGGCCTGGTCGTCCAGGCCCTGGCGATGATCCCCTACCTCCGCGAGACGGGCTTCCGCTTCCGCCCCCGTTTCGACTGGAAGGGCCAGGGGCTCGGCAAGACCGTCAAGCTCGCCAAGTGGACCGTGCTGTTCGTACTGGCCAACCAGGCCGGCGTGATCGTGGTCACCCAGCTCTCGACCGCCGCAGGTGAGGCATCGGGCAAGGACGGGGCCGGCTTCCTCGCGTACACCAACGCCCAGCTCATCTGGGGCATGCCGCAGGCCATCATCACGGTGTCGGTCATGGCCGCTCTGCTGCCGCGTATCTCCCGCGCCGCACACGACGACGACCCCGGAGCGGTCCGCGACGACATCTCCCAGGGACTTCGCAACTCGGCGGTCGCGATCGTCCCGGTCGCGTTCACCTTCCTGGCGCTGGGCGTGCCGATGTGCACCCTGCTGTACGCGTCCGCCGGTACCGAGGCGGCCCGGTCCATGGGCTTCATCCTCATGGCGTTCGGCCTCGGCCTGATCCCCTACTCGGTGCAGTACGTCGTCCTCCGTGGCTTCTACGCCTACGAGGACACGCGTACGCCGTTCTACAACACGGTCATCGTGGCCGCCGTGAATGCCGCCGCCTCGGCCGCCTGCTACGTCCTCCTGCCGCCCCGGTGGGCAGTGGTGGGCATGGCCGCCTCGTACGGTCTCGCCTATGCCGTCGGCGTCGGTGTCGCCTGGCGCAGGCTGCGGAACCGGCTGGGCGGGGACCTCGACGGCTCCCACGTGATCCGCACCTACGCCCGGCTGTGCCTCGCGTCCGTCCCGGCGGCCGTGGCGGGTGGTGCGGTGGGCTACTTCTTGCTGAAAACCCTCGGCGAGGACGCACTCGGTTCGCTCGTCGCGCTTCTGGCGGGCGGGGTGGTACTGCTCGGAGTCTTCTTCGTCGCGGCGAGGAAGATGAGAATCGAGGAACTCAACGCCCTGGTCGGCATGGTGCGCGGCCGGCTCGGACGCTAG
- the trxB gene encoding thioredoxin-disulfide reductase, translating into MSDVRNVIIIGSGPAGYTAALYTARASLQPLVFEGAVTAGGALMNTTEVENFPGFRDGIMGPDLMDNMRAQAERFGAELVPDDVIAVDLTGDIKTVTDTAGTVHQAKAVIVTTGSQHRKLGLPNEDTLSGRGVSWCATCDGFFFKDQDIAVVGGGDTAMEEATFLSRFAKSVTIVHRRDSLRASKAMQERAFADPKIKFAWDSEVAEIHGDQKLSGLTLRNTKTGATSELPATGLFIAVGHDPRTELFKGQLELDGEGYLQVDAPSTRTNLTGVFGAGDVVDHTYRQAITAAGTGCSAALDAERFLAALADEEKAAAATV; encoded by the coding sequence GTGAGCGACGTCCGTAATGTGATCATCATCGGCTCCGGGCCGGCCGGCTACACCGCCGCGCTGTACACCGCGCGTGCGTCGCTGCAGCCGCTGGTGTTCGAAGGCGCCGTCACCGCCGGCGGTGCGCTGATGAACACCACCGAGGTGGAGAACTTCCCCGGTTTCCGTGACGGCATCATGGGGCCGGACCTGATGGACAACATGCGGGCGCAGGCCGAGCGCTTCGGCGCCGAACTCGTCCCCGACGATGTCATCGCCGTGGATCTGACCGGTGACATCAAGACCGTCACGGACACCGCCGGCACCGTGCACCAGGCCAAGGCCGTGATCGTCACGACGGGCTCCCAGCACCGGAAGCTCGGCCTTCCGAACGAGGACACCCTCTCCGGGCGGGGAGTCTCCTGGTGCGCCACCTGTGACGGCTTCTTCTTCAAGGACCAGGACATCGCCGTCGTCGGTGGCGGCGACACCGCGATGGAGGAGGCGACCTTCCTCTCGCGCTTCGCCAAGTCCGTCACGATCGTCCACCGCCGCGACAGCCTCCGCGCCTCCAAGGCGATGCAGGAGCGCGCCTTCGCCGACCCGAAGATCAAGTTCGCCTGGGACAGCGAGGTCGCCGAGATCCACGGCGACCAGAAGCTCTCCGGGCTGACTCTGCGCAACACGAAGACCGGTGCGACCTCCGAGCTGCCGGCGACCGGCCTGTTCATCGCCGTCGGCCACGACCCGCGCACCGAGCTCTTCAAGGGGCAGCTGGAGCTCGACGGGGAGGGCTACCTGCAGGTGGACGCTCCTTCCACGCGCACGAACCTCACGGGCGTCTTCGGGGCCGGTGACGTGGTCGACCACACCTACCGGCAGGCCATCACCGCGGCCGGCACCGGCTGCTCCGCCGCTCTGGACGCCGAGCGCTTCCTGGCGGCTCTCGCCGACGAGGAGAAGGCCGCGGCAGCGACCGTCTGA
- a CDS encoding DUF6049 family protein, with protein MAEAAQFQGMGHSPARRWLRRTAALLAGTPLLAGLLFVPAAQPAHAAADADGSRTVDVSLNGLSPSAPVKDDTLTISGTVTNKGKETVTDADVDLRVGPRLSGRPEIDEASKRTGHTPGSDPEELGDPYSIKIDRLASGISTDFTLTVPVNKLDLDKAGVYQLGVSLSGETASKPYDQVLGIERTFLPWQPEAAGKKTQLTFLWPLISTTHLSAETGSDEQQTPVFEDDALAAELAPGGRLEQLVSLGSQLPVTWVIDPDLLATVDAMSRNYRIRNDQGGTTPGRNQAVAKKWLSSLEQAVQDRKVVALPFADPDLASLAHRGKDVSGSLSHLQPATAVAETTVETILHVTPSIDFAWPVDGAIDPSIVDVATSAGAHKIIARSDSLRETGSVSYTPSAARPIGGGTTAVVADDRLSTAFYGDMSKAGTSTLAVQKFLAQSLALTLQAPDAQRSIVVAPQRMPTAGQAQSMAKALDGLSGQRWTQPLDLIAAASAKPDPDATTRVPASSQYPKKLKARELPVRTFEDIKSTQETLDNFKVILTSPDRVVTPFGNAINREMSTSWRGKAAPAARYRDGVHSYLEGLTTEVRLIQKSALTLSGRSATIPVTVQNKLVQEVDNLVLRLKSSNPTRLKLDDGNVIAEQPIKIGGGHSQSVKFSAAANANGPVQVTAQLYTEDGKLYGDPMTFTVKASEITPTVMLVIAGGVLLLVLAGIRMYTQRKRAAARLAAAGDEAADESDDGLVHDAPEQPSDPTPDTGPESAEPSGAGEKVDR; from the coding sequence GTGGCCGAGGCGGCACAATTTCAGGGGATGGGTCATTCTCCTGCCCGCCGGTGGCTGCGGCGCACAGCCGCCCTCCTTGCGGGAACGCCATTGCTCGCCGGTCTCCTCTTTGTACCGGCGGCACAGCCCGCGCATGCCGCGGCGGACGCCGACGGCTCCCGCACCGTTGACGTGTCGCTGAACGGCCTGTCGCCCAGCGCCCCTGTGAAAGACGACACGCTCACCATCTCGGGCACCGTGACGAACAAGGGCAAGGAAACCGTCACGGACGCAGATGTCGATCTACGGGTCGGGCCTCGGCTCTCGGGCCGCCCGGAGATCGACGAGGCCTCGAAGCGCACCGGCCATACGCCAGGGAGTGACCCCGAGGAGCTCGGCGACCCGTACAGCATCAAGATCGACCGGCTGGCGTCCGGCATCAGCACGGACTTCACCCTGACCGTCCCGGTCAACAAGCTCGATCTCGACAAGGCAGGCGTCTACCAGCTCGGGGTGTCCCTCTCCGGGGAGACCGCGAGCAAGCCGTACGACCAGGTACTCGGCATCGAGCGCACGTTCCTGCCGTGGCAGCCGGAAGCGGCCGGCAAGAAGACCCAGCTCACCTTCCTCTGGCCGCTGATCTCCACGACGCATCTGTCCGCGGAGACCGGCTCGGACGAGCAGCAGACCCCGGTCTTCGAGGACGACGCCCTCGCCGCGGAGCTGGCACCGGGCGGTCGGCTGGAGCAGCTCGTCTCCCTCGGCAGTCAGCTACCCGTGACCTGGGTCATCGACCCGGACCTGCTCGCCACGGTCGACGCGATGAGCCGGAACTACCGGATCAGGAACGACCAGGGCGGCACGACACCGGGCCGGAACCAGGCCGTGGCCAAGAAGTGGCTGAGCTCTCTCGAGCAGGCCGTCCAGGACCGTAAGGTCGTCGCCCTGCCGTTCGCGGACCCCGATCTGGCCTCGCTCGCACACCGCGGCAAGGACGTCTCCGGGTCCCTCAGCCATCTGCAGCCCGCTACGGCGGTGGCCGAGACGACGGTCGAGACCATCCTTCATGTGACGCCGTCCATCGACTTCGCCTGGCCCGTGGACGGCGCCATCGACCCGTCGATCGTCGATGTGGCGACCTCCGCCGGCGCTCACAAGATCATCGCCCGTAGCGACAGTCTCCGGGAGACCGGATCCGTCTCGTACACGCCGTCCGCGGCGCGCCCGATCGGCGGCGGTACGACGGCTGTCGTCGCGGACGACCGGCTCTCCACGGCCTTCTACGGGGACATGAGCAAGGCGGGCACCTCGACACTCGCGGTCCAGAAGTTCCTGGCCCAGTCGCTGGCCCTCACGCTTCAGGCACCGGACGCGCAGCGCAGCATCGTGGTCGCTCCCCAGCGGATGCCGACGGCGGGCCAGGCCCAGTCGATGGCGAAGGCACTGGACGGGCTCTCCGGCCAGCGCTGGACCCAGCCGCTGGACCTGATCGCGGCCGCGTCGGCCAAGCCCGACCCCGACGCCACGACCCGGGTGCCGGCCTCCTCCCAGTACCCGAAGAAGCTCAAGGCCCGCGAGCTGCCCGTGAGGACCTTCGAGGACATCAAGTCCACGCAGGAGACCCTCGACAACTTCAAGGTCATCCTCACGTCCCCGGACCGGGTCGTGACGCCGTTCGGCAATGCGATCAACCGGGAGATGTCCACGTCCTGGCGCGGCAAGGCGGCCCCGGCCGCCCGGTACCGCGACGGTGTGCACAGTTATCTGGAGGGCCTCACCACGGAAGTGCGGCTGATCCAGAAGTCGGCCCTGACCCTGTCGGGCCGCAGCGCCACGATCCCGGTCACGGTGCAGAACAAGCTGGTCCAGGAGGTCGACAATCTCGTCCTCCGGCTGAAGTCCTCGAATCCCACTCGCCTCAAGCTGGACGACGGCAATGTGATCGCGGAACAGCCGATCAAGATCGGCGGTGGTCACAGCCAGTCGGTGAAGTTCTCGGCCGCGGCCAATGCCAACGGTCCGGTCCAGGTGACGGCGCAGCTCTACACGGAGGACGGCAAGCTGTACGGCGACCCGATGACCTTCACGGTCAAGGCTTCCGAGATCACCCCGACCGTGATGCTTGTCATTGCCGGGGGCGTACTGCTGCTCGTCCTCGCAGGCATCAGGATGTATACCCAGCGCAAGCGCGCGGCGGCCCGCCTGGCGGCCGCGGGCGATGAAGCGGCTGATGAGAGCGACGACGGTCTGGTGCACGATGCTCCGGAGCAGCCGAGTGACCCGACACCGGACACCGGACCGGAAAGCGCCGAGCCGTCGGGTGCTGGTGAGAAAGTGGACCGTTGA
- a CDS encoding protein kinase family protein — MAERSTAAVDVADNSGEDPLAAEADKAATDGVAQADDDTAEQNAQDKGGERKNREQPTIITPELHSGHKLARRYRLEECVTRLDGFSSWRAVDEKLRRAVGVHILPGDHPRARSVLAAARSAALLGDPRFVQVLDAVEEDEFVYVVHEWLPDATELTALLAAGPMEAHDAYQLVSQISQAMAAAHREGLAHLRLTPSSVLRSSTGQYRIRGLAVNAALRGISTDRPQRTDTEAIGALLYAALTHRWPYENDAYGLSGLPKGVGLIAPDQVRAGVHRGLSELAMRALVNDGATASRQELPCTTPDELAKAVSAMPRIRPPEPAFTAPPEYQRTTYQQGTYGRPSAHPGGPATQPVAPPPAPLESRTGRLLKWTVSALLIAALGLGSWQIADKLLDRDPPAVDPGNSRTTDEDQDDKSKAPLPLTVQGAQEYAPDGKPQSPANVGNTHDNDGSSFWRTKQYFDGPELAPFKQGVGIVYDLGGERDVTAASIGLRYTGDHTTVTLYAVDSLAPSGPVESMKKIATGQTSGTALKITAKEPVKSQYVLLWMTAVPHAPQDDFSSEGYKQGITDVKFTG, encoded by the coding sequence GTGGCGGAACGTAGCACGGCTGCCGTCGACGTGGCCGACAACAGCGGCGAAGACCCGCTGGCCGCCGAGGCGGACAAGGCCGCGACCGACGGGGTGGCGCAAGCCGACGACGATACGGCGGAGCAGAACGCTCAGGACAAGGGCGGCGAACGGAAGAACCGTGAGCAGCCCACGATCATCACGCCCGAACTGCACAGCGGGCACAAGCTCGCCAGACGCTACCGACTCGAGGAGTGCGTCACCCGTTTGGACGGGTTCAGCAGTTGGCGTGCTGTCGACGAGAAACTGCGCCGGGCTGTCGGCGTTCATATCCTGCCCGGCGACCATCCCAGAGCACGATCCGTACTCGCCGCGGCCCGCTCCGCGGCTCTCCTCGGCGACCCCCGCTTCGTGCAGGTCCTGGACGCCGTCGAGGAAGACGAATTCGTCTACGTCGTCCACGAGTGGCTGCCGGACGCCACCGAACTGACGGCACTGCTCGCGGCAGGGCCGATGGAGGCTCACGACGCCTACCAGCTCGTCAGCCAGATCTCCCAGGCCATGGCCGCGGCGCACCGGGAAGGCCTCGCCCATCTGCGGCTCACGCCCAGCTCCGTGCTCCGCAGCTCCACCGGGCAGTACCGGATCCGCGGGCTCGCCGTGAACGCCGCACTGCGGGGCATCAGCACCGACCGTCCACAGCGCACGGACACCGAGGCGATCGGCGCCCTGCTGTACGCCGCGCTGACGCACCGCTGGCCGTACGAGAACGACGCGTACGGCCTCTCCGGGCTCCCCAAGGGCGTCGGACTCATCGCCCCCGACCAGGTGAGGGCAGGCGTCCACCGCGGGCTGTCCGAGCTCGCCATGCGCGCCCTGGTCAACGACGGGGCCACGGCATCCCGGCAGGAACTTCCCTGCACCACCCCGGACGAGCTGGCCAAGGCAGTTTCGGCCATGCCCCGGATCCGCCCGCCGGAGCCGGCTTTCACCGCCCCGCCGGAGTATCAGCGCACCACGTACCAGCAGGGCACCTACGGCCGGCCCTCGGCTCACCCCGGTGGGCCCGCCACCCAGCCCGTGGCGCCCCCGCCGGCGCCGCTGGAGAGCCGCACCGGGAGGCTCCTCAAGTGGACGGTGTCCGCTCTCCTCATCGCCGCGCTGGGGCTCGGCAGCTGGCAGATCGCCGACAAGCTCCTCGACCGTGACCCACCCGCTGTTGACCCCGGGAACAGCCGGACGACGGACGAGGACCAGGACGACAAGTCGAAGGCACCGCTGCCTCTGACCGTCCAGGGAGCCCAGGAGTACGCCCCCGACGGCAAGCCGCAGAGCCCGGCGAACGTCGGCAATACCCACGACAACGACGGATCCTCGTTCTGGCGCACCAAGCAGTACTTCGACGGACCCGAGCTCGCCCCGTTCAAGCAGGGCGTCGGAATCGTCTACGACCTCGGTGGCGAGCGGGACGTCACCGCCGCATCGATAGGGCTCCGCTATACGGGCGACCACACCACCGTCACGCTCTATGCGGTGGATTCGCTGGCACCGTCCGGTCCTGTCGAATCCATGAAGAAGATCGCCACTGGTCAGACCAGCGGCACAGCACTGAAGATCACGGCCAAGGAGCCGGTGAAGAGCCAGTACGTCCTGCTGTGGATGACCGCCGTGCCGCACGCACCGCAGGACGACTTCAGCTCCGAGGGCTACAAGCAGGGCATCACGGACGTGAAGTTCACCGGCTGA
- the trxA gene encoding thioredoxin, with translation MALKTVTDATFEEDVLKSDKPVLVDFWAEWCGPCRQIAPSLEAIAAEHGDKLEVVKLNIDENPATAAKYGVMSIPTLNVYQDGEVAQTIVGAKPKAMLVRELDAFIGDEVAKA, from the coding sequence GTGGCCCTCAAGACAGTGACCGACGCGACCTTCGAAGAGGACGTCCTGAAGAGCGACAAGCCTGTGCTCGTGGACTTCTGGGCCGAGTGGTGCGGTCCGTGCCGCCAGATCGCCCCGTCGCTGGAGGCCATCGCTGCGGAGCACGGCGACAAGCTCGAAGTCGTCAAGCTCAACATCGACGAGAACCCCGCCACGGCTGCCAAGTACGGCGTCATGTCCATCCCGACGCTGAACGTCTACCAGGACGGCGAGGTCGCCCAGACCATCGTCGGCGCCAAGCCGAAGGCCATGCTCGTCCGCGAGCTCGACGCCTTCATCGGCGATGAGGTCGCCAAGGCCTGA
- a CDS encoding anti-sigma factor family protein — translation MTSTTGTAQHPDVSEIADLTEGLLSPTRQAAVRRHLDGCELCADVRASLEEIRGLLGTLPGPQRMPADIAGRIDAALAAEALLNATVPDDTPADVSRETASSPKHPETVPADRPAGRPRATTGPGRSHSARRRRRVTVLTAAFGTAAVGLSVLLFQSMGTGGNSAEKTAGDVSAADASSDFSQDTLQAHVQSLLDTRATEKDTSPGGTKPAPRLEKDSSVGTESTPNTPLRSSAAAVPACVQAGTGRVEPAMAVEQGTYDGTRAYLIVLPHTRDASQVQAYVVAATCVDTAPAGKGELLLTRTYPRR, via the coding sequence GTGACCTCCACGACCGGCACGGCTCAGCACCCGGACGTTTCGGAGATCGCTGATCTCACCGAGGGACTCCTCTCACCAACCCGGCAGGCGGCCGTGAGGCGGCATCTCGACGGCTGCGAGCTGTGCGCCGATGTCCGCGCCTCGCTGGAGGAGATCCGGGGTCTGCTCGGCACCCTTCCCGGCCCGCAGCGGATGCCGGCCGACATCGCCGGCCGCATCGACGCGGCGCTGGCTGCCGAGGCACTGCTGAACGCCACTGTCCCGGATGACACTCCGGCGGATGTTTCACGTGAAACAGCGTCTTCGCCGAAGCACCCTGAGACCGTGCCCGCCGATCGCCCCGCAGGACGCCCTCGTGCGACCACCGGCCCAGGGCGCAGCCATTCGGCCCGTAGGCGTCGCCGTGTCACTGTGCTGACTGCCGCCTTCGGCACTGCGGCCGTCGGACTGAGCGTTCTGCTGTTCCAGTCCATGGGCACCGGAGGCAACAGCGCTGAGAAGACCGCCGGTGACGTCAGCGCGGCAGATGCGTCATCCGACTTCTCGCAGGACACGCTTCAGGCACACGTGCAGTCGCTCCTGGACACCCGAGCGACGGAGAAGGACACCTCTCCGGGCGGAACGAAGCCCGCTCCTCGTCTGGAGAAGGACTCCTCCGTCGGCACCGAGTCCACTCCCAACACCCCCCTACGCTCGTCGGCCGCTGCGGTGCCGGCCTGTGTCCAGGCAGGCACCGGCCGCGTCGAACCGGCCATGGCCGTCGAGCAAGGCACATATGACGGCACTCGGGCCTATCTCATCGTGTTGCCGCACACCCGCGACGCCTCTCAGGTCCAGGCCTACGTTGTGGCTGCCACCTGCGTCGACACGGCGCCGGCAGGCAAGGGTGAGCTCTTGCTGACGCGGACCTATCCTCGCCGCTGA
- the sigM gene encoding RNA polymerase sigma factor SigM, giving the protein MDNATLGDASDQELLDRHVAGDPDAFGELVRRHRDRLWAVALRTLGDREEAADAVQDALVSAFRAAHTFRGQSAVTTWLHRITVNACLDRARKAASRKTSPVDDTERLEQLLEPHESAEAPAERQDLHRELLAALATLPADQRAALVLVDMQGYPVAEAARVLDIPTGTVKSRCARGRARLLPLLTHLRGDTGKRGDTRDNGGLSRGRNRTPGTSVPPATGPKDAGPSDPAAVKGGGGRA; this is encoded by the coding sequence TTGGACAACGCCACACTTGGCGACGCGAGCGACCAGGAACTCCTGGATCGCCATGTCGCCGGGGACCCGGATGCCTTCGGTGAGCTCGTGCGGCGCCACCGCGATCGGCTCTGGGCCGTGGCGCTGCGCACCCTGGGGGACCGGGAGGAGGCCGCGGACGCGGTGCAGGACGCACTCGTCTCCGCCTTCCGGGCCGCCCACACCTTCCGGGGCCAGTCCGCCGTGACGACCTGGCTCCACCGGATCACGGTCAACGCCTGTCTCGACCGCGCCCGCAAGGCGGCCTCCCGCAAGACCTCACCCGTCGACGACACCGAGCGGCTGGAGCAGCTCCTCGAGCCCCATGAGTCCGCCGAGGCGCCCGCGGAGCGTCAGGACCTCCACCGAGAGCTTCTGGCCGCACTGGCGACACTGCCCGCCGATCAACGGGCGGCCCTGGTGCTGGTCGATATGCAGGGCTATCCGGTGGCCGAGGCTGCTCGTGTGCTGGACATCCCTACGGGAACCGTGAAGAGCCGCTGCGCACGTGGCCGGGCACGATTGCTTCCGCTGCTCACGCATCTGCGCGGTGACACCGGGAAGCGCGGTGACACCAGGGATAACGGCGGCCTCTCCAGGGGAAGGAACCGGACGCCAGGGACATCCGTCCCACCGGCGACGGGACCAAAGGATGCAGGACCGAGCGATCCTGCTGCTGTGAAGGGCGGAGGTGGGCGCGCGTGA